TCTGTGGAAGAATAGGATAAGGTGACCTGCAGCAGCTCTGACCAGGTCTTTCATTCTAGCCTGCTTATCAAGCCGTCGGGAGCAGCTCCTCCACTGACCAATGCTGCCTACGGGTTCTGGAAATCTAAAGCTGCAGAGGCAGAGTAAAGCGAAAATTCAGCACTTGGCTggcagtgtggctcagtggtagagtgcttacatTCTTGAGACCCTGAGTTCCATTTCAACACTGACAacagaagcaaaaccaaacagaacagaacaaaaacaccAGGAGGGCCTTGGAGAGGTCAGATAAGGgggaaaatattatcaaaatatatgaaaggaatttttttttttggttttttgagacagagtttccctgtggctttggagcctgtcctggaactagctctgtagaccaggctggtctcgaactcacagagatccgcctgcctctgcctcccgagtgctgggattaaaggcgtgcaccaccatcacccggctgaaAGGAActtttttgaaataaagaaacattgaaggacatctaggttgtttccaggttctggctattacaaacatagtagagcatatacttttgttgtatgataaggcctctcttgggtatattcccaagagtggtattgctgggtccaggggtaagttgatcccgaatttcctgagaaaccgccacactgctttccaaagtggttgcacaagtttgcattcccaccagcaatggatgagtgtacccctttctccacaacctctccagcaaaggctatcattggtgtttttgattttagccattctgacaggtgtatcttaaagttgtcttgatttgcatttccctgatcgctaaggaagttgaacatgaccttaagtgtcttttggccatttgaacttcttctgttgagaattctctgttcagctcagaaacaaaaaattataaagataatgtaacaattaaaagaaaaagaggtgtgatacacacttttaatcccagcactcaggaggcagaggggggaagggggagatatctgtgagttcaaggccaacctttctggtctactgagtgagttccaggacagccagagaaactctatctcaaaaacaaaaacaaaacaaaacaaaacaacaaccaagccAAACTAAACAACAAACTAAAACCCAAAGCGAACAAAACCTCCTTTAGTGCTGCCTGGAGATTACAGGCAGAGGGCAGGCCCGCTCTCTCTCAGAATCTCAGCATTTCAAAGAGCTTGGACCATAGGGTGTCTACACTGCATCCAAGAGGGAGCTCTGGCTGATAGCAGAGCCTTGAGACAGGCCAACTCTTCTGAGGAGTCTCTGGACCCACCACTGAGGCTGTGTCATTCTCAAACCGGCCTGTCGCACACAGAGGGTTACCTTcagctttttctctttctcctgcaCCACTGCCCGGATGATGCTGAGGGAGGTGTAGGTGAAGCTTAGCATGAGCAGCAGAGGAAGCTGGTACTGGATGGCGATGAGGAATGGGTCAGAGATGTACGGTGGGAACGGGAACCTCTTGGTGATCACGCTGAGCTTCTGGAACAGCTGGTGCGCAGAGGCGTTGGCATGGTAATGCATGATGGCTTTGTCTACAGCATGTTGCACTGCCAGGAAGCCCTCACGGATGTACCCTGAGTCCAAAAACAGAGGAACGCTGCGTCATGGCGCTGCTCACTAGAGAGGGATGCGCTTTGAACAGACAGAGGACTTTTCTGGGTCCACAGAGGTAGGGCCAAGGAGGCAAAGGGTAACTGATACCCCACTCTGCGGACCACTAATAGCATCCGACACCATTCAGAGATTCCCAGGGAAAAGAGAATGTTTGCCACATATCCAGTAGAGGTGATActcctacttcataactaataCAACCCACACATAATCACAAACATGATTATAGTTTAAAAATAGCTTAATATGGGACTAGGGAGACAGTTTAGTAGGTGAGAGCACTTGTTACATAAGCGTGAGAACCtgagccgggccgtggtggcacacgttttaatcccagtacttgggaggcagaggcaagtggatctctgtcagtttgaggtcagcctggtctataagagctagttccaggacaagcttcaaagctacagagaaactctgtcctgaaacCTCCCCCTGCCCACAAAAAAGAGAATctgggtttggatccccagaaccctcatAACAGCCTACCATGTACATGTGAACTGTATGGGgaaagggccagccaaagaaaccccTCTTGGCCCtaaaaccagagccagtgaaagaaacacactttagcCCTGAAGccagaaccaaagaaatacaCCTGATTCTGAAACCAGGGTCAAAGATACACACTTTGGCCCtagaaccagagccagtgaaagaaatatgccctggtcccAAAACAAGAGCCAGAAAGGCTAGaaagggccagtgaaagaaacccaGTTTGtctctgaaaccagagccaaatctGCCCCTGAAAACCAACCAGATCTGAGCTCAAGGGACTGAAATCTGACCAAGTCCCACTCTGAAAATCTCCCTGGaaaaactccacccctaagaagTCCTACATAAGCCCTGTGGTTGTTCAGTTTGTGGCTGCCCcttttccaccctggcagaggcagacacTCTCCTGAATTCTTCCCTCCCGGTAAATCTCTTGAATGAGGGTGGGTGAAGACCTTTTGTCTGAGCTGAGAGGGAGTGAGAGGAGCAGGGCTGTGTAGTCGCAGACTTTCACTGGGGAAGCCCTTCCcctagcagagcagagctgttatGCTCCAGAGCTTTGTAACAACTCCAATGGGGAAACCCTCCCTAGAGCAGGGCTGTCAGCTGCTATGCTTACTGTGACCTGTACTATTTCCTGGCTCCCAACTGCCAGAATATTCTCCCGcctgagctgtaacactcagtatTCCCTGGCCCCCGACTACCAGAATACTTCTCTCCCTGAGCTGTAGCACTAGGATTCCTTGGCTCCcgactgccaggatccctttccatCCGAGCTGCAAAGCTTACACTAACCACGCCCATGGCACAGGTTACCAAGTGCTGCCATTCTTCTGTCTCTGGTTTTGTGACTGTAATGTCACTGATAAGTGTCAAGGCCAGTGCTGGTGCAGCAATAATTCTCATCATTACAAGGACACTTCACAGCAGCGAATGCAGTCCTCattggagagacagacaggcccAGGAAGCCACAGAGCTGGCGAGGGGTTCAGGTGAGCATGGGACACCATAAACTTTGTCTTCGAAGTCAAACTTAGTCACCACGACAGTATGGTTTTCCCCACATATAACTGCCTGCTACTTGATGGTGCATTGTTTCCTCAGGAGACTATCAAGTGATGCAGCCATTTTTTATCATTACAACTTTGTGGGGACTTGACGGTCTAAGCAATGGTTCTTCATGGTCCGCAGCTACTCTGTTGGGGTCACACGTCAGATATCtcgaatatcagatatttacactgtgattcattaacagtagcaaaattacagttatgagtagcaatgaagtaattttatggttggggtcaccgcatgaggaactgtattaaagggatgcagcatgaggaaggttgagagccactggtctaaGGCATGAAGCCATCACTCTGTAATCTAATCTACCACTTTCCCACTGGAGGAATGTTGTGGGTTATCTTGTTCTTTCAGAGTATTCTGGGCACAgcctttcatttaattttttaaaaatgagaatgggGTATTTGGGAGATATATGTTTATGTACCACGTACATGCCTGGTCAACTGAAACAGGAGTTACATaaggttgttagctgccatgtgggtactgggaatcaaaaatggatcttctggaagaacagtcagcgctcttaacttTAGCCATCTCATCACCCCTGGGGACATATACTCATCAGGATGCCGTTAGTGAGTCTGAGGCATGGACATCTGGGACAAAAGTGAGATTAGAACTGGCCTGCCTGGCACCAATGTTGTAACCTTCCTACCTACTTCTGCGGCTTTTACAAACTCCTAAACAACTCGGGGAAGTCTTTCAAGGGTTTGAACAACCACATCTGGCTGACATTTTCCCTTTGTCAACTGCTGCAGATATTTTTCCGAGTCTTCTATTAGTgattgggctttttcttctgggGGCAATTTTTTGAGTTTGCACTCATTGATATCTGTCAGCCTTTCCtctaagatttaaatttttacttttttaaaaaattttttcttaaagattacTTTATGTatttggatgttttgcctgcacgcctgtctgtgcatcacatgatTGCTCggtatctgcagaggccagaggacatggGATTCCCTGACACTGGAGCTACAGTTATCagacatcatgtgggtgctgggtattcaCCCAGGGctttcacctctgagccatctctttagccccaggcttttgttttgtttttgagagaggatctcttagttgtcctggaacttactatgtagatcaagctgacctccgactcagaaatctgcttgtctctgcctcccaagtactgggatccgaagtgtgtaccaccatcccTGGTTTAAAGAGATATTTTCTACTGCTTTCAGgaaacaagacagaaataaacaaacaagacaggCTTGAGGAGCTACACGGTAGCATCTGTCAGCCAGCGTGTCCAGCTGGTTGACATGGCAACTGATGTGGTAGCTGGCTGCAGCTTCTCCTGAACTCCAGGTCTACTCACTGGTGTAGAACCTCTCTCACTCTATCGctccttgttcattttccagatttAAGACCCCAACCCAGAGTGTTAGTCTTAGGATGGGTCCTAGAACCAGTGAGAGGTGTCTCTAAATGCTGCTCGTCAGATGCCTCCTGCCTGCCAGGTGTACATTCTGAGTCCTGTTCCCCAGAGAGACCTGCAGAAGACAGTGTTCTCCAGAACTTCTAGACATCTGCCAGTCTTGGTTGGACTGAGTTATTTTTCACCCTGGATCATCGGTCCGAGCCACCTCTTACCTCTCTTTAGCTGGGGTCCAAGATGTTCCTGTGCTTCAGAACAGACAGACCTATGAACAACAGAAAGCTCCACCACACAGACCACAGTATGCATAGACAGGGAACTGGAATAATCAACATGAACTTCTATGCAAGTTACTGAGTTAAATCAAGAACCTGCAGCCTTTCAAAATGTTATAAAATCAAACACAGAGAAGGCCAGGGAAGGGATACAAAAAAACAAGCCTGAAAAGTTGGTTAAAATGAGGCTTTTAAAAACCCGAGTgacagttgggtggtggtggcacatgccttaattccagcacatgggaggcagaggcagggggatctctgtgagttcgaggccagcctggtctatagagtaagttccaggacagccaaggctacctagagaaaccctgtctcgaaaaacacaaGACACAAAAACCCGAGTGATGAATGTTTCACTCAAGGACCCATGTCTTCTGAAGTAGGGGCGGGATGCTACTCTTTCTAAGGCTTAGACTTAACCTTTAGGAGCCAGCTTTATTGAGTGTTTTTCCCTTCACAATTgagaagtttataaaaataatttcctgGCTGGGCAGCGGTGATacgttcctttaatcccagcattcaggaggcaggcggatctctgtgagttcaaggccagcctggcctacagagtgagctcccggataaccagggctacatggagaaaccctgtctcaccacCCCAATCCCCCAATTTTTTTCTGTAGAGAAGGTGAGGTGGTTTGGACTCCTTAGAGTGATCAGGAGTTAGCAACCTGGGGTTAGAACTATGGTCCCTAAGTGTCTCTCACCTGGCTCACCACCATCAGGTGACGACGGTTCCCTTGGCCCCGGGCTTGGGAAGAGTGGGAAAAGAGAAGTGGTGTGCCAGCCTTCATTCTCTCTTAGGAAAACATTTCCTGTTTGCGTCCACATGTAATTTCTTCGCGTGTAACTGAAGCGTAGGTGGTATTTTACCtgtgaaaacagaagagaaaatcaaCCATTCTGAAGGATTCATCTGGAAGAGTAGAGCCAGAGTGCCCCGAGGGTGTGTTTCCTCACTAGGATGGTGTCACCAGGAGCTTATCATGCCCTGCCCTGCAATTACCCCAACTGCCTCAAAACATCAGAAGGagacattctttattttttttttctcttctcaagacaggatttctcagtagctacagagccagtcttggaactcactcagtagaccaggctggtctcgaactcaaagagatccacctgtctctgcctcccaagtgctgggattaaaggcctgtgccactacctacattctttttttttcatgatttatttattttatgttcactgggttttgcctgcatgtatgtctgtgtgagggtgttgcatcccctggaactgtagttgtaagttatcatgtgggtgctgggaattcaacctgcgtcccccagaagagcagccagtgctcttactgctgagctctctctctccagccccagaggcaGTTATTCCTCCCAGCAGGGACACAGGGATACACAGGGCACCTATGCGATGTTGTAGCCACTTCTCTTCCGTTACTCAGCAacatgaatactttttttttcttttttagacagggtctcactgtgtatctctggctggcctagaacttgctatgtagaccaggatggtcttgaactcacgagatccatctgcctctgtctctcaagtgctggctggaattaaaggcatgcaccaccatgcccagcaatatCACATTTTCAATGGCCGGGCACCACCATCGTGTGAGAGAGTtgctcagttttgttttcctgaggcagagtttctctgtgtagccttggctgccctacaacctgctttgtagaccaggctggcctcaaactgacacagatccaccttcctctgcctcccgagtgctagggttaaaggccaAGCCACCACCGCCCCATCAGTTTGCTCAGTTCTAAACCCATCTAGAAAGCAAAGagcttcctttatttattttttttttccgagtATCACAAGTTTATTTagcaaaaagtttttttttgttgttttttttgttttttaatgaaaatgtacaTGACCCAATTCTACACCCAAGTCAAACAGTCCTTCGGGGAAGTATGTGGACTCCTCTGCTGAACAGCCATTGTTTAGACTCTTTCCAAGGCTTCTAACATGATGATGCTGTTTCCTCGTATGACCACCATGCCGATGTTATTCTGTTGCCCACTAGTTGCCATCTCCACACACTCATCAATGACAAGATTCATAAAGGGATCAAAGCCCCGAAGTATGCCTTGTACATGTCTGCCACCATTTAACTTCAATGATAACTTCTTGTCCATAAATTTCTTCAGTTCGGGAGGGTGGGCCTTGCTCATGGCGGCGCTTCAGCGGGCTCGGcaccttcctttatttttttaaagctatatttAAGTACAAAATACCTATTTTCTTCCTTATCCTAGTTGGTTTTTATCCAAAGAGGCCCAGAGAccttttataaaatgtaaaagttaagTGACTGTCCATGGGctggtagatttttaaaaactgtcctgGACTTAAAGGTTAACATCACCAAGCTCCCTCAGACGGACTGAGTACCACAGTTCCCAGGGACAGCTTAAGGTTGACTCTTAGGCAGGGGGCAGTTGAGGAAAAGCATCCTTATTTGCAAGCGTAGTGAGTAGTGAGGGGAAATGAGGCtcagcacagtgtgtgtgtgtgtgtgtgtgtgtgtgtgtgtgtgtgtgtgtggaggggaatcAAAGCATGTGGAGGGGAATCAAAGCCTCACCGCCAGCGGCAGAGGGTCCTTGCTGTGGTTGAAGGCGTGCTCAAATACCACAGCTGCCAGCACGTTGGAGGAGCAGTTGTCGTACCGAATGTAGTCCTCAAAGTCCTTCTCAGAGGAAAAGCCATGCACTGTGGACAAAGCAGCAAACCACACATTGCCTAATCATCCCTGCTCCTTGAGAAGCCTGGGAAGGCCAGGACACTTCAGATAAAAGACAGCACACTGACAAGGCTGTCAAAAGCTGTGGGAACCCTCAAGACTAGAGTGGCTTTTATCTTGGCAGAGATTTAGGCTGCTGCGGACAGTAGAACTGCTCAGTCAGAGAAGCCCTGGGTAGCACTTAGTCTTCCTGCTGCAGTCTGAATCAGGCTGGAATACCAGGCCGGCAGCAGGGCCAAGTCACAGAAACCTGTAACAAAACAGGGCCAGGGGCTGCAGTCTATGGCAACAGCCCCACTCACTCCCCCAATCACGGCAagtcttattttattaatttatttattgttttttaaaaaatatttatttatttattatgtatataatactctgtctatgtgtatgccggtaggccagaagagggcaccagacctcattacagatggttgtgagccaccatgtggttgctgggaattgaactcaggacctttggatgaGCAGGCAAtgccccatttatttattgtttaagacagggtttctctgtgtaactctgactgtcctagaacttactctgtagaccagg
The Microtus pennsylvanicus isolate mMicPen1 chromosome 11, mMicPen1.hap1, whole genome shotgun sequence genome window above contains:
- the LOC142831482 gene encoding small nuclear ribonucleoprotein G, yielding MSKAHPPELKKFMDKKLSLKLNGGRHVQGILRGFDPFMNLVIDECVEMATSGQQNNIGMVVIRGNSIIMLEALERV